AACACCTACTATTATCGGCTTGATTGAGGGCATAGCAGAAAGTTTAGCATCATTATTAAAAGTTTTTTCGGGATATTTTTCAGATAAAATAAAAAGAAGAAAGCCGTTTGCAATTCTTGGGT
The DNA window shown above is from Elusimicrobiota bacterium and carries:
- a CDS encoding MFS transporter, whose amino-acid sequence is MSNIILLGITSLLTDMSSEMVYPLIAVYLSTLGATPTIIGLIEGIAESLASLLKVFSGYFSDKIKRRKPFAILG